Below is a window of Brassica napus cultivar Da-Ae chromosome A5, Da-Ae, whole genome shotgun sequence DNA.
TAAACACCGGATCCCCCTCTCTATCTCCTCCGCCGTCATGAACTCTGATTCCTCCACCATAATATCGGCCCGGAAAGAGTTCCGGATCTCCACCGCTAGCCCTAGCTCCTCCACCAACTCAAACGCATTAATCTGTTGCTCGGCATAAAGAGGCCACGTGGCCATTGGAACACCGAACCAGAGACTCTCCAGTGTTGAGTTCCATCCACAGTGCGACACAAATCCTCGGACCGCAGGGTTTGCTAGTATGGCGTTCTGTGGAGCCCAACCGATAATCTTCCCTATCTTCGCCGTCCGATCTAAGAATCCCTCCGGGAGGATTTCTTCAAGGTTTGTAAAGTCTCCGGGATGTCCCATCGTTCCCTTAGGCAGAGCACGGCGAAGAGACCAAAGGAAACGATGACCACTTCGCTCAAGGGCTATAGCTATTTCCTTTGCTTGGTCCTCACGGAACCCTCCCATGCTCCCAAAACAGAGGAACACAACAGACTCACGAGGCTGCTCGTCCAACCAGCGTAGGATCTCTGTCTGCTTGTCATCCGTTGAAACCGGACCGTtggttttgagattcaaaaccggTCCAACCGGATACACCGTGGGAAGAGTATTATCTCCGCCGGAGAAAAACTTCATAGCATAAGGCTCCAGCTCAGcaaaagtatttaccaaaatacccttggTTTCTCTGAATCTTCTCACTTGGCCAAACACAATCGGTAACCAGTACTTGTTTAACATCACAGATGGGAAACACTTAACCGGTAAAGGACGAGACAAACACGGAACCTCCAACTCGGTTATGTCCGAATCCTTCAAGTCGCTGACGTCATATTTCTCAACGTCATAAAGATACTGAGCGTGGAATTGTGTCCCTAGAAACGTGGCGCTTGAGGTGTAAAACAGGTAACTCGGTACGTCAAACTCGTTGGccacatcaatcatctccgtgCAGAACATGTCCACCACGAAACCAGCAAGCCGCGACGGCGGCGACGACTCGGGTTGTGCTGGGTCAGTGATGAGTTTCTCAACAGCGGCCTTCACCTGTGGCTTGAAGCTATCGATGAAAGCGAGGAAATTGAGTTTAGGGCCATCGGAGTTTGGTTCATCGGCGACGGAGAGAACGTTGTAGTGGAGGCGGTCTTCAGATGCGGTGGAGAGAGAAGCGATGTAGGAGCTAGAGCTTCCGGTACTGAATCCAGCCATTTGAGGGATGATAAGGATGGTGACGGAGACACGGTCATCACGCTCGACAAGAAGCTTAGCAACTTCCACTAGTGGTTTGATGTGGCCGTCACCAGGTGATGGTATGAAAACAAGCTCTAGTTGcattttttttctaagattgatctctTTTTGTCAATTGATTTTCTTAACAGAAAAAAATGGCAAAGTAGGTTTTGCTATTGAACCCCTTAAAGATGAAGcgatatatataataaagtcTTGTGTCGTATGCATACAAAACAAGTGGAGGATAGACAGTGCAATAATCTTCGATGTtcttttaaataattgaagCTTAAATGGTCAGTCAAACTAGTATACCACGCATTTAAGTACAGTAGTTTTGTTTCTGTCCACAAAAGAGAAGTTTTTTTGGCCAAAGATCTTTATGGGTAAAACGCTTCAAACAagtaattcaaaattttaatattattagattttagtttatataattaaattttaatttaatgtcaaaaacaaattaaattataagCAAGCACGTCCGTTTAGCATCTAACACCTTTTTTTATGATCCAGGTCATCATCTGGGTTTGAGAACCTGACTAATTCTGAAGGTCGAAAGCATATTGCTTAATTTCATGTGCCATAACACGAAAAATATATCTTAGATGGTAGATTTCGAACTTCAAATGCTTGGCTCTTCTCTAAAATTCGCACCACTCAATCACACCCGCACGGACATAAAAATGAGACTGATCTAAGAGCATGTCCATTGGTGATATACCAACTAAAGCTTATGTACAATGGTTTCAAGATTCAACACCATTCACTTCATCTTTTAATACTCCatatcatcttctctttcttaCACATCATCATTCAACACACATTCAACTTTTATCCACTATAATGATTTTGTTGaataaaattcaatattttattttattaattatttttttatatatccaaattaaataaatctatAGATTAATTCACATCAtcaaatttcatttttcaacaTCCTCATTGTAGAGATTCAACCgttaaattttttattcaacACTCCCATTATACATAGTCTAATAAGTAACTAATAAGATTcttagttaataaaaaaaataaaatagtgatAAAGTACAAAATTAAGAAACTATTTGTCCtt
It encodes the following:
- the LOC106445984 gene encoding UDP-glycosyltransferase 71B2, whose translation is MQLELVFIPSPGDGHIKPLVEVAKLLVERDDRVSVTILIIPQMAGFSTGSSSSYIASLSTASEDRLHYNVLSVADEPNSDGPKLNFLAFIDSFKPQVKAAVEKLITDPAQPESSPPSRLAGFVVDMFCTEMIDVANEFDVPSYLFYTSSATFLGTQFHAQYLYDVEKYDVSDLKDSDITELEVPCLSRPLPVKCFPSVMLNKYWLPIVFGQVRRFRETKGILVNTFAELEPYAMKFFSGGDNTLPTVYPVGPVLNLKTNGPVSTDDKQTEILRWLDEQPRESVVFLCFGSMGGFREDQAKEIAIALERSGHRFLWSLRRALPKGTMGHPGDFTNLEEILPEGFLDRTAKIGKIIGWAPQNAILANPAVRGFVSHCGWNSTLESLWFGVPMATWPLYAEQQINAFELVEELGLAVEIRNSFRADIMVEESEFMTAEEIERGIRCLMEQDNVRDRVKEISEKSHVALMEGGSSHAALLKFIEDVTTNIS